The sequence below is a genomic window from Brevibacillus laterosporus.
AACTTCAAAAGAACTTTCCGCTTAAACGCGGTCGCTCCTTGGTGAGTAGACTTAAATTGAGGTTTTTTATGTTGTCGTTCGCTTGTCAAGCAAAGTTCCGTCGAATATCTTCCAAAAAGGTTTGGACCGCGGGAGCCAAATAACGATTTTTCATAAACGTTAAATAAACGGTCCTTTCCAATGCTGATGAATCAATTGTTTTCTGGACAATGGATGCATCCATTGGTACAGATAAATAATTTTCGGGGATAATCGTAATTCCTAGATTTTCTCTTACTAATGTCAAAGCTGTTTCAAAACGTTCAATTTCAAATTTTATTTTCGGAGTCATTTGTTCAAGTGTAAAGGCTGTTAAAATATCTTCTCTCGTTTGAAATCCTTCCGTACTAATTATGAAAGGTTCTCTTTCTAACTCTTTTAAAAGAATGGATTCCTTCTTCTGGGCCAGAGGGTGATCCCTGTGCAGCACAAGTACTAATCTTTCATCGTATAAAGGGAATGATTCGATATCCGCTTCGTCTATATACTGATTTGTAATGAGTAAATGTGTATCATACTTCCTCAATGATTCCTTCACAGCTTTTCCACTCAGCACTTCAATTAGCTTGATGTTAATGGAAGGAAAACGATCTTGATACTCACGGATCACTTTTGGAATCCAATGCTTCACTGACTCAATGATGCCAATAATGAGGTCCCCACTGCCGGTCAGCTTTACTTCTTCCATCTCTTTTTTCAACATGTTCATTTGGGAAAGGAGGAGAATCGATTTTTTATATAAAATTTTACCAGCGTCAGTCAGTTCCATTTTTCTCGTATTTCTATCAAGCAGTGGTGATCCGACCTCTTGCTCCAAATTTTTAATAGCGTTGCTTAAAGAAGGCTGTGATATATGCAGTTTTTGTGCGGCTTTGGAGTAGCTCAACTGATTGGAAATCGTCACAAAATAATGCAATTGTTTTATGTCCAAAAAATCTCCTCCTTATTTATAGCTTTAAACTATTAATTTATTTGAATTATATATTTGAAATAATAAGTTTGTCATTATATAATCAAAAACAAATCTACTTCAGAAATTTCAGAAAGGATGAACAAAGTGCCAACGAATGTTTCAGCTGATTTATGGACCGGTAGGACTGATCATACGGAAAGAAGAAGCAGTTTTCGCTACCATCAAATTGTGGAATTGATTGACTTAGATAGATTGCAGACTTCCAAGGATAACACCTGTGCAATTATCGGGTTTGAATGTGAAGAAGGAGTTAGGCGCAATCAAGGCCGATTAGGTGCAGCCAAAGCTCCGAATGCTATTAGGCAAGCACTTGCAAGTCTTCCTTGGAAACTGGAGGAAGGTAAACGTATTATCGACGTAGGGAATATTCTTTGTCAAAACGAAAAACTCGAAGATGCCCAGAAAGAATTGGGTCTGGCAGTTTCTGAAATCTTTTCAAAATCGGCGACTCCCATTATTTTAGGCGGAGGACATGAAACGCTGTATGGACATTATTTAGGTGTTCGAAAACATATAGGAAAAGATGCTACGCTTGGAATCATCAATATAGACGCTCATTTCGATTTACGCTCCTATGAAAATCAGCCTTCATCTGGGACGATGTTTAGGCAAATATTAGAAAATGACAAAAATAGCCGTTATTTTGTGCTTGGGATCCAGCGTTTCGGTAATACACAGGAATTATTTGATAAAGCGGACGAACTCGGTACCCAGTATATTTATGAAGAAGATATAACTGAAGAACGGATGGATGACATCATTTCTGCATTAAACGAATTCATAGAAAAACAAGATCATGTCATGCTCACACTTTGTACAGATGTTTTAAATGCAGCATTTGCCCCGGGAGTTAGTGCTCCATCTCCTTTTGGATTAACACCAATGGTGGCCCGAACCTTGATTCGCAGAGTTGCAGCTCATAAGAAAACGCTTTCTTTCGATATTTGTGAAGTGAATCCTGTCTTAGATGAAAACGGAAGAACAGTAAAATTAGGTGCTTATTTGACGAATGAAGCTATCATGAGATTTTTAGGGGGAAACAACTATGACTTTAGCACTTAATCAAGTAAATACGATATTTCTCGCGGTAGCACTACTAGTATTAGGAACATTCCTAGTAAAAAAAGCGGGATTTCTGCAAAAGTTTTGTATTCCGGCACCAGTTGTTGGAGGGCTATTATTTGCAATCATTGTGACGACCCTGAAAGCGACGGGACTTTTGGAAATTACATTGGATACTTCACTTCAAAGCCTGTTCATGCTCACGTTCTTCACAACTGTAGGGTTGGGAGCAAGCTTTAAACTCATCAAATTAGGTGGTAAGCTGCTCGTCATTTACTGGCTTGCTTGCGGATTCTTGGCTTTAGCACAAAACGTGATTGGTATCTCCTTGGCTTCGTTGTTCGGCATTCATCCACTAATTGGGATGATGGTAGGGTCAGTTTCCATGGAAGGTGGACATGGTGCGGCAGGCGCATTTGGACAAACCCTTGAAGATATGGGAATTCAATCAGCGTTGGCTATTGGGATCTCGGCAGCTACCTTTGGCCTCGTAGCCGGGGGCTTAGTTGGCGGACCGACTGTAAAATATTTAATTTCAAAATACGATCTAAAGCCGACTGAAACAGAAGATGAGGTAGAGAATGTTGAAGAAAAAGTACAACCGATTACGACAAATACCTTCTTCATCCAAGTACTGCTCATTACATTCTGTATGGCATTAGGAACGTATTTAGGAGAGCTGTTCTCATCAGCAACCGGCTTTGTTCTACCTAATTATGTAGGAGCTATGTTTGTGGCGGTCATCGTCCGTAACATCGTAGATAAACTTAATCCGAATGCAATTGACATGAAGAGCATCAACCTGATTAGTGACGTGACACTCGGAATCTTCCTGTCCATGGCACTTATGAGCATAAAATTATGGGAAGTAGCTGATCTTGCGCTTCCAATGCTATTGATCGTGTTTGTACAAGTTGTATTTATCATCCTGTTTGGTATTTTCATTTTGTTCCGGTTGCTTGGCAAAGACTATGACGCCGCAGTAATGGTCGCAGGTTTTACAGGACATGGCCTTGGCGCTACACCAAATGCAATGGCGAATATGGCTACAGTGACTGGGCGTTTTGGGCCCTCACGAAAAGCTTACCTAGTCGTTCCCGTTGTAGGTGCCTTTCTCATTGATGTGTTCGGCATGCCGATCATTATTACAACGATAAATTTATTTAAATAAGATGACGAAAAAATCGAAACTGAAACATTTAGAAATAGTTCAGTCTGCATTGATGGCTCTATCCGCATTCTGAGGAACCTGTAGGGTTCCTTTTTTGAGTTTATTTTCTAACATTTATTGTTCTATGACAAATACGATACCGACTTTCACTTGGCGAAAATATCTAACGATGAAATGGATTTTTTTAATCCTAACATCTCAGGATCGTCAGGATTAAGTGTTGATTCTTAGAGAAGGGAATTTCTTGTATAAAGCTAATTTGAGAGAGATTGTTAATAATATGATCCCAAGGGAGAATCATGGTTAAAATTGATTTATTTTAAAATAATTAAAACTTAACCTAACATCCAATGTAAAAGGCCCATTTGTTGAAATTTTTTCCTTTAGGAAAGAACTATAGCAAATGGGCCTTTTTGGTAACGGAATTTGATGGCAAAAGCCTATATCCCAGCAACAGTACTACACGTTTCAGCGCTTGATATTCC
It includes:
- a CDS encoding LysR family transcriptional regulator, with amino-acid sequence MDIKQLHYFVTISNQLSYSKAAQKLHISQPSLSNAIKNLEQEVGSPLLDRNTRKMELTDAGKILYKKSILLLSQMNMLKKEMEEVKLTGSGDLIIGIIESVKHWIPKVIREYQDRFPSINIKLIEVLSGKAVKESLRKYDTHLLITNQYIDEADIESFPLYDERLVLVLHRDHPLAQKKESILLKELEREPFIISTEGFQTREDILTAFTLEQMTPKIKFEIERFETALTLVRENLGITIIPENYLSVPMDASIVQKTIDSSALERTVYLTFMKNRYLAPAVQTFLEDIRRNFA
- the hutG gene encoding formimidoylglutamase translates to MNKVPTNVSADLWTGRTDHTERRSSFRYHQIVELIDLDRLQTSKDNTCAIIGFECEEGVRRNQGRLGAAKAPNAIRQALASLPWKLEEGKRIIDVGNILCQNEKLEDAQKELGLAVSEIFSKSATPIILGGGHETLYGHYLGVRKHIGKDATLGIINIDAHFDLRSYENQPSSGTMFRQILENDKNSRYFVLGIQRFGNTQELFDKADELGTQYIYEEDITEERMDDIISALNEFIEKQDHVMLTLCTDVLNAAFAPGVSAPSPFGLTPMVARTLIRRVAAHKKTLSFDICEVNPVLDENGRTVKLGAYLTNEAIMRFLGGNNYDFST
- the gltS gene encoding sodium/glutamate symporter; translated protein: MTLALNQVNTIFLAVALLVLGTFLVKKAGFLQKFCIPAPVVGGLLFAIIVTTLKATGLLEITLDTSLQSLFMLTFFTTVGLGASFKLIKLGGKLLVIYWLACGFLALAQNVIGISLASLFGIHPLIGMMVGSVSMEGGHGAAGAFGQTLEDMGIQSALAIGISAATFGLVAGGLVGGPTVKYLISKYDLKPTETEDEVENVEEKVQPITTNTFFIQVLLITFCMALGTYLGELFSSATGFVLPNYVGAMFVAVIVRNIVDKLNPNAIDMKSINLISDVTLGIFLSMALMSIKLWEVADLALPMLLIVFVQVVFIILFGIFILFRLLGKDYDAAVMVAGFTGHGLGATPNAMANMATVTGRFGPSRKAYLVVPVVGAFLIDVFGMPIIITTINLFK